A genome region from Scomber japonicus isolate fScoJap1 chromosome 15, fScoJap1.pri, whole genome shotgun sequence includes the following:
- the asb4 gene encoding ankyrin repeat and SOCS box protein 4, translating to MFDSFIITICVFFSNLLHAVWRALVSEVTGLAVPYEEQGPSLGVFMEELSPRQLAVKQLKQCFLEALKANNAQEVLKILHTSNLDIDTVLEVEDPSMVLASYKQGYWLPGYKLEHSWAMGIHVSVMYNAVETALVLLKEGAAINRMPNGKTPLHVACKVSHSECVAVLLAHGSKVNSLSLSGHTALHYCITKESVDCAKQLILKGAKVNMPSQNNEEDTPLHTASRFGVPELVALYLAHRASVDAVNSLQETPLMTAAFWAFDAKEQTFSQDHHLVCRLLLDHKADPNLIEEDHKTALHKAAWNCDHVLMQMLLEAGADSRAMDINGCAPIQYLLKVTDVRPMAIPELCYQLLLNYNAPRVYPPQFYKVLQSCHDYPRVIEIMVNSYEHLKPTNKWRSAIPDDCYKRHKGFYDSLFAVCTNTPRSLLHLARCAIRAGLGGFCDRGVAQLPLPSTIKKYVLLNPEGILY from the exons ATGTTTGACTCCTTCATTATCACTATTTGTGTGTTCTTTTCTAATCTCCTACATGCTGTGTGGAGAGCATTAGTGTCTGAGGTAACTGGTTTAGCTGTGCCATACGAGGAGCAAGGCCCTTCTCTTGGGGTGTTCATGGAGGAGCTGAGCCCCAGACAACTAGCTGTCAAACAGTTGAAGCAATGCTTCCTGGAGGCCTTAAAGGCCAATAATGCCCAGGAGGTCCTCAAGATTCTCCACACCAGCAACTTAGACATTGACACTGTGCTGGAGGTGGAGGACCCCAGCATGGTTCTGGCCTCATACAAACAAG GATATTGGCTGCCAGGCTACAAACTGGAGCATTCCTGGGCCATGGGTATTCATGTATCTGTGATGTACAATGCTGTGGAAACAGCACTGGTGCTCCTTAAGGAAGGTGCAGCCATCAACCGTATGCCCAATGGGAAGACGCCACTGCATGTGGCCTGCAAGGTCTCCCACAGTGAATGTGTGGCAGTGCTTTTAGCCcatgggtcaaaggtcaacagtCTGTCACTGAGCGGACACACAGCACTGCACTACTGCATCACCAAAGAGTCAGTGGACTGTGCCAAACAGCTCATCCTTAAAG gtgcaAAAGTCAACATGCCCAGCCAAAACAATGAGGAGGACACACCGTTACACACTGCATCCAGATTTGGTGTCCCAGAGCTGGTGGCTCTCTATCTGGCCCACAGAGCATCTGTGGATGCAGTCAATTCACTCCAGGAGACACCCCTGATGACTGCAGCTTTCTGGGCCTTTGATGCCAAAGAGCAAACCTTCAGCCAAGATCACCATTTGGTCTGTCGTCTCCTTCTGGACCACAAAGCAG ATCCCAATCTCATAGAAGAAGACCATAAAACAGCTCTTCACAAGGCAGCCTGGAACTGTGATCACGTCCTGATGCAGATGTTGCTGGAGGCAGGAGCAGATTCACGAGCCATGGACATCAATGGCTGCGCTCCCATTCAGTATCTCCTCAAAGTGACTGATGTGAGGCCTATGGCCATACCTGAGCTGTGCTATCAGCTTCTGCTCAACTACAATGCACCACGGGTCTACCCACCTCAGTTCTACAAG GTGTTGCAGTCCTGCCATGACTACCCAAGAGTAATAGAAATCATGGTGAACTCTTACGAACATTTAAAGCCCACAAATAAGTGGAGATCTGCCATTCCTGATGACTGCTACAAG CGGCATAAAGGATTCTATGACTCTCTGTTTGCCGTTTGCACCAACACTCCTCGTAGCCTGCTTCACCTGGCCAGATGTGCCATCAGAGCTGGCCTGGGTGGCTTCTGTGATAGAGGTGTAGCACAGCTTCCTCTGCCATCAACTATTAAGAAATATGTATTACTGAACCCTGAGGGGATATTGTACTGA